Proteins encoded together in one Caulobacter sp. X window:
- a CDS encoding zinc-binding dehydrogenase: protein MKSAIYVGQGRFEIGPGDRLRPGPGEVTLEVGYVGLCGTDLHVYHGNMDHRVCPPGVIGHEMSGVITDLGDNVDGFAKGDQVVVRPLDYCGDCPACHAGHSHVCHKLKFMGIDSSGALQSFWTVKARTLHKLPASIDLRRGALVEPLAVACHDVARARVQAGERVVVLGGGPIGQLIALVAKARGAEVLISEPTAVRRQYAADAGFAAFDPTTGDLAAHVTEWTEGKGADVVFEVAGVQATVTAMTDIAATRGRICMVAIHSSKPQVDLFRFFWRELELVGARVYEAVDFDAAIELIASGAVDVDALITSVRPIDEIQKAFEAMDSADPGMKTLLECSH, encoded by the coding sequence ATGAAAAGCGCAATCTATGTCGGACAGGGCCGGTTTGAGATCGGTCCTGGTGATCGTCTGCGGCCTGGTCCCGGTGAAGTCACGCTCGAGGTCGGCTATGTCGGCCTGTGCGGCACCGATCTGCACGTCTATCACGGGAACATGGACCATCGCGTCTGTCCGCCCGGCGTGATCGGCCATGAAATGTCCGGCGTGATCACCGATCTGGGCGACAACGTCGACGGCTTCGCCAAGGGCGACCAGGTCGTCGTTCGGCCGCTCGACTATTGCGGCGACTGCCCCGCCTGCCACGCCGGCCATTCGCATGTCTGCCACAAGCTCAAATTCATGGGCATCGACTCGTCGGGCGCGCTGCAGTCGTTCTGGACGGTGAAGGCCCGCACCCTGCACAAGCTGCCGGCGTCGATCGACCTGCGTCGCGGCGCCCTCGTCGAGCCGCTGGCGGTCGCTTGCCACGATGTGGCCCGGGCGCGAGTGCAGGCCGGCGAACGCGTCGTCGTGCTGGGCGGCGGCCCGATCGGTCAGTTGATCGCGTTGGTCGCCAAGGCGCGCGGCGCCGAGGTTCTGATCTCCGAACCGACCGCCGTGCGCCGTCAATACGCGGCCGACGCGGGCTTTGCCGCCTTCGATCCGACCACCGGCGACCTGGCCGCGCATGTGACCGAATGGACCGAGGGCAAGGGCGCGGACGTGGTGTTCGAGGTTGCGGGCGTTCAGGCCACGGTGACAGCCATGACCGACATCGCCGCGACGCGCGGCCGGATCTGCATGGTCGCGATCCACTCCAGCAAGCCGCAGGTCGACCTCTTCAGGTTCTTCTGGCGCGAATTGGAGCTGGTCGGCGCGCGCGTCTATGAAGCCGTCGACTTCGACGCAGCCATCGAGTTGATCGCCAGCGGCGCGGTCGACGTCGACGCCCTGATCACCTCGGTGCGCCCGATCGACGAAATCCAAAAGGCCTTCGAGGCCATGGACAGCGCCGACCCCGGCATGAAAACCCTGTTGGAGTGCAGCCATTGA
- a CDS encoding SDR family NAD(P)-dependent oxidoreductase, with protein MQPLSDKMFDLTGKVALVTGCRRGIGMAMAVALAEAGADIIGVSASLDPATDEVAKAIKAAGRAFAGYKCDFADRAAFDETLATILLDHPRIDILVNNAGTIMRAPAAEHPDDLWDTVIEVNLSAQFRLTREVGKRMIAQGGGKVIFTASLLSYQGGINVPGYAASKGGVHQLTMAFANEWAAKGVNVNAIAPGYISTDNTEALRADKARADSILARIPAGRWGEPDDFKGPVVFLASPASNYMHGATLLIDGGWMGR; from the coding sequence GTGCAGCCATTGAGCGACAAGATGTTCGACCTGACCGGTAAGGTGGCGCTCGTCACGGGCTGTCGCCGTGGAATCGGCATGGCGATGGCCGTGGCGCTGGCCGAGGCCGGCGCCGACATCATCGGCGTCTCCGCCTCGCTGGATCCGGCCACCGACGAGGTCGCCAAGGCAATCAAGGCGGCCGGGCGCGCATTCGCCGGATACAAATGCGATTTCGCCGATCGCGCCGCGTTCGATGAGACGCTGGCGACCATCCTGCTGGACCATCCGCGGATCGACATCCTGGTCAACAACGCCGGCACGATCATGCGCGCCCCGGCGGCCGAGCATCCCGACGACCTCTGGGACACGGTCATCGAGGTGAACCTCAGCGCCCAGTTCCGGCTGACCCGCGAGGTCGGTAAGCGGATGATCGCTCAGGGCGGCGGCAAGGTGATCTTCACCGCCTCGCTGCTGTCCTACCAGGGCGGGATCAATGTTCCGGGCTATGCGGCCAGCAAGGGCGGCGTCCACCAGCTGACCATGGCCTTCGCCAACGAGTGGGCGGCCAAGGGCGTCAACGTCAACGCCATCGCGCCTGGCTATATCTCGACCGACAACACCGAGGCCCTGCGCGCCGACAAGGCGCGGGCGGACTCGATCCTGGCCCGTATCCCGGCCGGCCGCTGGGGCGAGCCCGACGACTTCAAGGGCCCGGTCGTGTTCCTGGCCTCGCCGGCGTCGAACTATATGCATGGCGCGACACTGTTGATCGACGGCGGCTGGATGGGGCGCTGA